In Setaria italica strain Yugu1 chromosome IX, Setaria_italica_v2.0, whole genome shotgun sequence, the genomic stretch tatgcacctaaatatagtgtatgtctagatgtatacaAACACCTATGAGCCTAGAAAAGTTAAATCAACCTAAAATTTGAAACAGAGAGAGTAGCAGTAGCAAGGAGGAATATAGATCTTCTTTTATATAACTATATAGGTGCATCAACAGTTTAGCATTCCCTGCCGACCTTTGGGTTTCCACCAAGGTCGACGTCAGTTCCCGCGGGGAACTTGGGAATACCACACAGGTCGTTGGTGGCGGCGCTGACGCGACGGAGGTTCGCAAGATGGGTGGCGTCCGGCAGCGGCCCGAAGAAGTTGTTGTGATCCACACGGAGCTCCACGAGGTTCATGCCGGTGATGAATCTCAGGATCCCGGTGAGTTTGCTGTAGCGGCTGTTCTGGGCGCCGACGTCGAGGAACTTGATCTTGCTGTTCACCCCAAAGTCCGGACGTACGACTCCCCACAGCTGGTTCCTCGCCAGCGACTAGCTCTCCAGGTCCGGGAACAAGCTGACGTTGCCGAAGAAGTTTGGGAAGATGTCGTCCATGTTGACGTTGTTGGCCGAGAAgctccggaggcggcggcaagcGGTCACGTCGTTCTGGAGGACCGCCGGGTCGGACATGTCGTTGTCGTCGATGGCGAACGTCTCGAGCGCCGGGAACGCGGAGAAGAAGCCGTCGGGGATGTTCAGGAACCTGTTGGAGCGGAGGTCGAGGACGCGGAAGCTGGTGAGCGGCTGCCCGCAGGCGGGGCAGCTCGAAGCGGCCGCCGACCTCGTTGAAGCTGAGGTCGAGCTCGACAAGGGACGTGAGCAGGCTGAGGTCGGCGGGGGGAAGCGCGCCGGAGAGCCCGCCGCGGCTGGCGTTGATGGAGGTGACGCGGCCCGCGCCGTTGCAGCGCACGCCGGCCGGCCCAGGTGCCGCCGCATGGGTCGGGCGAGCGGACGCCCCAGCCGAGCGACTTGGCGGCGCCGGTCGAGTCCGCGATGGATTTCATAGCCGCGGCGTCGTCAGCGTTCGTCGGCACGGCGCCTGCGCCCCAGGTGGGagcgccgacgaggaggaggaacacCACAGACGCCGACACGTTTATTGATGGGGACATCGATCGAGCAGGGAATTTGCATTCGCCCACTTATGGTTATGGGTGGTTCTTGCCACGCATGCAGCCGTGCCATCATGCTAGTACTATGGAAGAAATTTATTGCCATCAAATTACTTGCTTTACAGCAAATCGAATATGGCAGGAAATCACTTGATGTTTGGAATGAGGAGATGCCGTCTCATTGATTCCGAATTAAAAAGGAAATCACTTGATGCTTGAAATGAGGAGATGACGCCTCATATTTGTGGCACGCAATACGATACGATATCTCCAAAGTAGTATATGATTTCGCCATATATAAGCAATTTAAAAACACATCTAATCTCACATGACGCACGAATTATAAGCGTTgagtaatactccctccgtcccaaattactattcattttggattttctaaatatgtagcttttgctatgcacctagatatgtaTTATGTCTAGATAGGTAGCAAAAAATATGTATCTAAAAagccaaaataaatagtaatttgggatggaaggcGCATAGAAATGGCATGCGCCACTTGACCTCGCAGACTCGTATACCATCCAGAGCAATTTGCTCGGTACCACTGAAAAGCAGCGAAGACTATCTGCTCTCTGGAAGGGAGAGAGAACTTTGCCCTTGCTACCGTCCTCCTGAACCTGACTGCTCCCAGTCCGACAACAAGACCGACTCCCGTTGCCACCGCACACCAGCTACCTCCACCCTCCCCACCACAACACTAGCTGCCACCACGACTCCACACACGCCCAGTGACCCGACCCCCAAGCACAAGACCAGTTCCTGGGCACGCTGCAGATTATATAGAATCAAAACTAAAATCTCCTGCTAGAACGGTCTCAGAAAAAAGACAACTCATCCTAGCttcagctcctcctccaccatccAAGTAGACAAAGTATCAAACCGCAGGCAAAGCTATACTCTATAGTTGTACACTAATCTCTTTCTGTTTTCCACTAAAACAATTAGCTATACTTCGCACGAGGGAAGATGATCCTCCAGAATTTATTTCAGTAGTGACCTGGATCCTAGCAAATGCTCCACGGATTTAATTTATTTCGGTAGAGATTTGGATCCAAATCCAACTTGTCCAACACATGCCGCAAGTAGTGAGTACCAGCATAAGCAACTAGCGACTAAAGCAAAGATGAACAGTAATTGTCTATATGCTACAGCTAAATGCAGAACAGTGTTCTTTGGATTTCCTGGAGATGTAAAAATTCTTGATACCTTACCTTTCAGCTTAAGGCTGGTCCAAGTCCACCACCCAGAAGGATCATCAGCCATATAACTCGTGGGAAGTCTCTGAAGCTTGTATTACCTGGAGCATTGAAGATCTATGCTAGACAAATGAAGGCATTGAAGGAGTGTTAACTTCTAGACAGATTCTATCTGAAGTTTCGTGTCTGAGGCTCGGAGCAGTCAGCTTGAGCATTGCAACTGTCTGAATTGTCTAAAGCCCTTGCTCTATAGAAATGGAACTGGGCATCTATTTGATGTTCTATGAGTGTAAATGGATATATTTGTCTTCTGCAACACTGCTTAAGCCCAAAGCAATCAGCAAATACCACTAGCAAGCAGCAACCTCTTTTCTGAACAAAGTGTCCTGTACTCCTGTTACATGGTTCTAGCTATTGCATGCTCAGCAGCATGCAAGAGAGAAATTGGTCAAGAAACTAGATAGATCATGTAGCAGATCACAATGCAACTTTGAGGTAAACATGAGACCTAAATTTGGACCTTTCTAATACATgcattttttgcaaaatatgGACATTTATTATCCCTTCGGCATAAATAAACATAAACAGGAAAAGGAAACAAAGATTCACAAGTTGCAATCCATCACTAGCAAGGCCAAGAAAAAGGAAGTAAAGGAAGTAACAAAACAATCATCATCCTGTATAAACAAAAGGTAGGTATCAAAGCAAATAGTATGAAAGTTAAAAAATAGCAACTTAGTTTACATGGATGCTCAACTGTCTTGCAGTATTACTCTAAAAAAAAACTGTCTTGCAGTATTACTCTAAAAAAAACTGTCTTGCAGTATTTATCAGGTCAAAAGTATGAGTACGAATACATACAAGCACCAGCAAATATATCACCTAATTAGAGTAGTAGCCAAGATGCTAACTTCTCCAAATGGAATTCTTGTTTAATGTCCTGATGAGTAGTTGAGGACCCCATAAGCAACACGTTCAATACTTATTACTCAGTGCTGGTAACTCTGAGAAATAGGGAACATATGAAGCAAACCCAAAGGAGTCACTGACAGTGTGGAGAGCACACACTTCCCCAGTGTCCATATCATAAGATATCAGTTTATCATTCCATTTAAAGATGATTACATCACGATCAGGATGAATGGCAACCACATTGTAGTCAATTCCAGCTTTGCAACTCTTTTCTCCAAACAGGTGCAAAAAGCTCACAGTATGTTTGAGTACCAGTTCTTGCGTATCACCTTCCGGAAGAATCCAGATGAACAGTTCAtactccacatcatcatcatcattatatTCACTAGCAGACCGTTCAGAAGGGCCATCATTATTAGTATAGTATTCTGGTTCCTCATGGTTGACATAATGCACAAGGCCTTGGGATTGACCAACAAAATCAGACAGGATACTACACTGTTCCTTGCACATCCGAAAAGGGACAGGGATGAATTTCCTTGTCTTCCCTTCCACGTCCACGGCAATGATGTGATCCCCGTCTAATACCGGCGGACCCTCTCCTAGTGAATCACAGATCAGATATAGCATGCCGTTGACAACAGCTCTCTTCCTCTCAGGTTCTAAGCTATAGCTCTCATAGCGCCATCTTTCACATGGGGCTTGCTTTTCTTCCAGGCTCCAGGCACTTTCACTGTGAGTCCATGCCCCAGTTTTCGACGAAAAGATCTGCACCGATGTCACGCTGGTGAACAAGTCATCGGTGAACTGGAGCAAGTAGAAATGGGAAGACATGGCCGGACAGAAAATCAAATGAACAGACATTCCGTTGCACGGCGATGGAGTCCAGCCGAAGTCAGGCACAGCCAACCATTGCTTCGTCGCGGGGTTGCACACGACATAGCTAGGTATCGAATCAAAATCATAACCACCACGgtcaaggaggaggagcccgtgACAGGTATCCATAATCCTAATGCTCTCAGAACCATGCAGCTTCCTGAGGAACGAGAAAAAGGGATCCACGAGGGGCATTGATCGTCCCAACAGGTCCACGAACCCCACCCAGCCATGGCTACGAATGTTATCGTCGCCGGCACCTTCATCGTCCCCGTCGCGATCGCGGCGGTGGTGTATCTCGTAGAATAAACCCACAAGGGTTTGGGGGAGCTTACAGCGGTGGATGGGGTTGGCGATCAGGTCGCGCCAGGCCTTGGAGACGCACTTGAATCGGCAGAGGGATCTGAAGGGGACGCGGGAGAGGATCTCCACCAGAGGATCATCGGGGAGGCCggccacctcaggcgcctcggGGTCGGGGAAGTCCATGCCACCGGGAACGGGGGCGACGCCGCAGAAATAAACTGCGAATCGGAGGACCCGGATCTATGAGGGGATGACCGCGAGAGGAAACGAGATCTGGGAGGGCGGGGGGTAGCGTACCGGTCGTCGGAGAtcgctggactcgacgatcggcggcgccggccgccggagccgcGACCGGAAGACCAGCTCCGCCGGCGAGGTTCAGCGAGTGCGGTCGGTACCGAGCTGCCGATGCGGCTCGCAGGATATGGCCAAGCGCCCGAGAAAGGATAGGAATAAATAGCTTGGGGAATTTGGAAatcgggaggaagaagaggagccaaGAGCGGCGGCACCGTCTCACGTTTGCCTTTTGAGTTTGCAGTTTGCACTGGCGGGATTCGGGGGTTCAGTGTACGACAAGAGATAGAGAGAGCTTGGAGCCCGGGGACGGGACCCCTTCACGGCTTCACTAGCACCGTTGATCCTCCATTAAGATTAGAGAATGAATTAGTGGACGGGGATTCTTGTTACTAGGCTTGACGATGAATGAAGTATAATAAAGTGTGAATTAACCTTGCTCCATTCTAGGTGAAATAACCAATGCAAGTTAGTCATTGGAGGTTAAAAGTTAAAACTAAAGTGTGTGCTAGTGAAGATGGTCTGTCCTGGCAACCCAAGCTCTTGATTTCTCGCGTCCACTAGCTACACTCCCAAATCTCGTGTCAGTGCAAACTGCAAAACTCCAAAGGCAAACGTGGGAGATGCCACGGCTCTTGCCTCCTGGTTCCTCTCTCGttcctcccaaattccccaagcAATTTCGGTTCCTCTCTCTTTTGTTACGGGAGAACGTACGTGTGAACCTGCTTGGTCCATCCTAGGAGAATAACCAAGTTAGTCCTTGAAGTTTTAGCTAAAGCTTGAATGTCCATTCAAATCCTTAAAACTATATCTTCTTTGATTCGAATTGGTCCTTGGATGATGTGGAGCGCCACATGTCCGCATGACATGGCAACATGTTGTTACCTATCGTGGATGTTGTGGCCTTGGTTTGTCGCTTACGCATGTAATTAACTCCATATCATCTCAGGAACATAATTCGACcagagagggatgaagcaaccAAAAGGACAAAACTTAAACTCTATGGAGCATATTGAGCTTTGAGTGAATTTAGGGTTGCAAAAGATTAGGAAGCTGCCTGGCTCTAAGAGCATTATGCTCTTGAATACCTATAAAGGGCTTCCCCTTGAGCATAGCTAATAATATAATTCACACACCAACGAGCTATATCGTGTGCAACTGTACTACAACGCAATGAGTACCGACGACTATGCTTAACTCTGGCATGGACTCTGCCTCCATACCAAGGAAACGTCACTATATGATTTCAGACCGGACATATCTTACCACTTCTACCTGGTTCAGTTCACCAATGACGTGTTCCTGACCATAACATATGTGCACATCTGCTCATGAAAAGCTGGCAACGGACTTATAATGAAGGTGCCTTGAGTGAGGATGGCATTGGTCGATCCATGGATCCATTGTAGTTCAACTTCATTAActatattttaaaattttgagTAACTTAAATTTTCAAAATAGCTAATTAAGTTGACCTACGAATCCTCACTCCATCCTCACCCATAACCAGAACTCTAGAAGAAAGGCAAGGCTCATGGAAAAGATGGTGTTATAAGAAATGCTGCATAGTGCATGAGAAGAATAGTACTGTTGTCGATGGAATGTTGTATCCGGCCTGTGATTCAGTAGGAGAGGGTCATGTTTTCGATGGATCGGAGATCACAAGACTGAGGGAAGACTCGCGAAAAATATCCTGTGCAGTTTCAGATGCGCAAAGAACAGTGTAGTACATTGTCCAATTTTATTGGTCAACCAATCCTAAAAGCGTCTGCATTACATCAGTGGGGAGGAACCCAATGCTGAGAATAATTATCCTTACTTTTGGGAATGTTAAAGAATATTTCTTACCAAAATAAACCCCAAAACATCATCCAAATTGTACTGATTAGTTTTCCGAGAACTAAACATATTCAACGTGAAGTAGAAACAAAAAATATTGAATCTTCTCTCGTGTCAAAATCAGTAAACTTATCTCTTTTGAGGACATGAGCATAATTTTAGGTTGGGCCTTTTGCGATGGCATTTTATGAATTATAGAGGCATTTGTTCACAATgaggaaataaataaaaatggattTGTACCCATGCAACAAACtggaattcaaaatttcaacttAGTATAACTTACCCCCGCAGTGTGGTGCTTACGTCGAAGAACTCCAGAGTCTAGATTACTATCCTCCCTGTGAATGCCTTTGGAGTGGATGTAAAACCGCAAAAGCGTAGCCTGAAACACTTGGAACCTACAAGGACAAAGTAGTTTGTATGGTAAAATATAACACTTGACCTCATGCCCATTCAATCTGAAGACTTCTTATGATACTGGTAAAGCAAGAATGGAATGGTTCAAAATAAATGATGAGGATTTCAACACATTCAAGGTGCAAAAAGGTACTACATAAGTGCTTTATATTGGGACTATCCAAGTGATTTATCAGTGCATATgccaaataaaatatgatatgTTCTAGGTTAAATAATTCGAATGTTCCCgatataaaaatattataagCATTTAATGTGTAGAAGGTTCAGTATGGCTTATTGATCACCGCCGAGCAACCTTATACCTCATCAGCCTCCTCACCACCCTTGCATCTGCTGACAAGCACCAAATTTACCCATGACAGAGGGATAGATTGCCAGATCTGGCTACAACTGTCAACCTTCTCTCCATCTCAAACCTTCCTCATGTGCGCCTCAGATCTAGCCAAGAGAAGAGGAATGACATACCTAGTGCCATCTTGGCTGATGACAGCTTGGGCCCCTCAATCAGTGATGACTTCCTCTTTCACCCGTGATGATGCGTAGGCAATGGCCACCTTCTCCATACTATCGCTCCAAGGAACATTATTTTCATCCTTTTCACCACCCTTCCATGTGTGTCGCTGACGTGTGTGTTGGATCTAGATACGGTGAAAGGGAGGAGTGCCCGATTTGGCTAGGATTTTTCACATCCTCACCAACTCAGGCCTACCTATGTGTGCGACCACTGGATCCCGACATGGTAGAAAGGAGGGATGCTAGATCCACCATCACCTTTGGCCTATGACGGCTATCCC encodes the following:
- the LOC101783119 gene encoding F-box protein At5g07610: MDFPDPEAPEVAGLPDDPLVEILSRVPFRSLCRFKCVSKAWRDLIANPIHRCKLPQTLVGLFYEIHHRRDRDGDDEGAGDDNIRSHGWVGFVDLLGRSMPLVDPFFSFLRKLHGSESIRIMDTCHGLLLLDRGGYDFDSIPSYVVCNPATKQWLAVPDFGWTPSPCNGMSVHLIFCPAMSSHFYLLQFTDDLFTSVTSVQIFSSKTGAWTHSESAWSLEEKQAPCERWRYESYSLEPERKRAVVNGMLYLICDSLGEGPPVLDGDHIIAVDVEGKTRKFIPVPFRMCKEQCSILSDFVGQSQGLVHYVNHEEPEYYTNNDGPSERSASEYNDDDDVEYELFIWILPEG